The Musa acuminata AAA Group cultivar baxijiao chromosome BXJ1-3, Cavendish_Baxijiao_AAA, whole genome shotgun sequence genome window below encodes:
- the LOC135636896 gene encoding cytochrome P450 71A1-like — protein MALLLSPFPFLLPVLALLSALLLAGRKARGSTAAWKLPPGPAKLPLIGNLHSLGSKVLHRSLWELSKKHGPLVHLKLGRVPVVVVSSPELAKEVLKTHDHECCTRPSHISTDKFSYGRSDIALMPYGDRWRQLRKFCTVEFFSAKKINSFKGVREQETERTVKLICFHARQSLVVNLSELLLSLSCNITCRTAFGSRIDGGGDIHDILREAQALLTAFFVSDYFPLLGWVDALRGMKARLNRIFLRFDGIYQRVIDDHIDRMKQQRNGDEDILEALLRMQKAGEDITEDNIKGLLTNIFIGGTDTSSATVVWAMAELIRQPEMMKRTQDEVRGCVGSKGKVEESDLHQLHYLKCVIKETMRLHPPAPLMLPRETMLTIELNGCIIPPKTMIYVNAWAIGRDPNSWERPDIFNPERFMHGSSDTKGQDFKFIPFGEGRRICPGKNLGMLVVELVLANLLYSFNWHLPLGLTKEDVDMEEAPGITVHRKSALCLMATEYEGKED, from the exons ATGGCACTCCTGCTCTCCCCATTTCCCTTTCTTCTCCCTGTTCTCGCGCTGCTGTCTGCACTTCTTCTCGCAGGTCGGAaggcaagaggtagcaccgcggcCTGGAAGCTCCCCCCGGGCCCGGCCAAGCTCCCCCTGATCGGCAACCTCCACAGCTTGGGGAGCAAGGTGCTGCACCGGTCCCTGTGGGAACTCTCCAAGAAACACGGCCCTCTCGTGCACCTGAAACTTGGACGAGTCCCTGTTGTCGTCGTGTCGTCGCCGGAGCTGGCCAAGGAAGTCCTCAAGACACATGACCATGAGTGCTGCACCCGGCCTTCTCACATCTCCACCGATAAGTTTTCATACGGTCGCTCCGACATAGCCTTGATGCCGTACGGAGACCGATGGAGGCAGCTTCGGAAGTTTTGCACCGTCGAGTTCTTCAGCGCCAAGAAGATCAACTCTTTTAAGGGCGTCAGAGAACAAGAGACGGAGCGAACGGTGAAGCTGATATGTTTTCACGCTCGCCAGTCGCTCGTCGTCAACCTGAGTGAGCTGTTGCTCTCACTTTCCTGCAATATCACTTGTAGAACTGCCTTCGGCAGTCGCATCGACGGCGGAGGCGATATCCATGACATACTCAGAGAAGCTCAGGCGTTGTTGACCGCCTTCTTTGTGTCTGATTACTTTCCACTGCTCGGGTGGGTTGATGCGCTAAGGGGGATGAAAGCCAGGCTCAATAGGATCTTTCTTAGGTTTGATGGCATCTACCAACGAGTTATCGATGACCATATTGATCGAATGAAGCAACAACGTAACGGTGATGAAGACATCTTGGAAGCTTTGCTCCGCATGCAAAAGGCTGGGGAGGATATAACAGAAGACAACATCAAAGGACTGCTCACG AATATTTTCATTGGTGGGACTGACACATCCTCAGCAACCGTGGTGTGGGCGATGGCGGAACTCATCAGGCAACCGGAGATGATGAAGAGAACACAGGACGAGGTAAGAGGATGCGTTGGAAGCAAAGGAAAGGTGGAGGAGAGTGATCTTCACCAACTTCACTACCTTAAGTGTGTGATCAAGGAGACGATGAGACTGCACCCTCCGGCTCCGCTGATGCTTCCGAGGGAAACGATGCTGACTATAGAACTAAATGGATGCATTATTCCACCCAAAACAATGATTTACGTGAATGCGTGGGCGATAGGAAGGGATCCAAATTCGTGGGAGAGGCCTGATATCTTCAATCCGGAGAGGTTCATGCATGGCTCTTCCGACACGAAGGGGCAAGACTTCAAGTTCATACCATTTGGCGAAGGTCGAAGGATCTGCCCTGGTAAGAATCTTGGAATGCTAGTGGTGGAGCTCGTGCTTGCGAACCTCCTCTACTCCTTCAACTGGCATTTACCACTTGGACTCACGAAAGAGGACGTTGACATGGAGGAAGCACCCGGTATTACTGTGCATAGGAAGTCTGCTCTCTGTCTCATGGCCACGGAATATGAAGGAAAAGAGGACTAA
- the LOC135619853 gene encoding ASC1-like protein 1: MIWWQMDVVEAFRSMTWEQESYPAYADFLALPVFAMFFPTVRFFLDKFVFETLATWLIPKTVHENLSAENEKRRKVKKFKESAWKFVYFLSGELLSLSVTYNEPWFTRTRYFWVGPGDQVWPDQKIKLKLKAVYMFAAGFYTYSIFALMFWETRRSDFGVSMSHHVATVVLIVLSYIFRFARVGSVVLAIHDASDVFLEVGKMAKYSGSEWLANTSFLLFVASWVLLRLTYFPFWILRSTSYEVVLTLDKAKHKFEGPIYYYVFNTLLFSLLVLHIYWWVLIYRMLVKQIQARGHVGDDVRSDSEGEDEHED; this comes from the exons ATGATCTGGTGGCAGATGGACGTGGTGGAAGCTTTCCGATCGATGACATGGGAGCAGGAGTCATACCCCGCGTACGCAGACTTCCTGGCCCTGCCTGTCTTCGCGATGTTCTTCCCCACCGTCAGATTCTTCCTCGATAAGTTCGTCTTCGAG ACATTGGCCACATGGCTTATACCTAAAACGGTGCATGAAAACCTCAGTGCTGAAaatgagaagagaagaaaagtcaAAAAATTTAAGGAGTCAGCATGGAAGTTTGTTTATTTTCTTTCAGGAGAGCTTCTGTCCTTGTCTGTTACATACAATGAGCCATGGTTCACAAGGACCAGATACTTTTGGGTAGGACCAGGAGATCAGGTCTGGCCTGATCAGAAAATAAA ATTAAAACTTAAGGCTGTTTACATGTTTGCTGCTGGGTTCTACACATATTCTATATTTGCCCTCATGTTCTGGGAAACAAGGCGATCCGACTTTGGAGTGTCCATGTCTCATCACGTAGCAACTGTGGTTCTCATTGTGCTGTCTTACATATTCAG GTTTGCACGTGTTGGTTCAGTTGTTTTAGCCATACATGATGCAAGTGATGTGTTTCTGGAAGTGGGAAAGATGGCGAAGTATAGTGGCTCTGAATGGCTTGCTAACACTTCATTTCTTCTGTTTGTTGCATCATGGGTTTTACTTCGTCTTACATACTTCCCATTCTGGATCCTCCGAAGTACAAG TTATGAAGTTGTCTTGACTTTGGATAAGGCAAAGCACAAATTTGAAGGGCCtatatactattatgtctttaacACTCTTCTATTCTCACTGCTTGTTCTTCACATCTATTGGTGGGTTTTAATCTACCGAATGCTTGTAAAGCAAATCCAGGCTAGAGGCCATGTCGGTGATGATGTTCGATCTG ATTCAGAAGGTGAAGACGAACATGAAGATTGA